A single Ptiloglossa arizonensis isolate GNS036 chromosome 2, iyPtiAriz1_principal, whole genome shotgun sequence DNA region contains:
- the Glnrs gene encoding glutaminyl-tRNA synthetase isoform X2 produces the protein MKVEDDIKLFESIGLSKQKAKETLKNKQISNNLKCAIEEANKYEIITPEVGILLYHLASKIKNQIADKLPFVVKYIAEKKLDTTQRIDAGLSFLLHHINETINILSFEEECGIGIVVLPEEIECEVEKVINVHKTDILEKRYHFNIGPLMQQVRNNLKWADGKAIKNEFDVQILVLLGPKIDSDLTPPPKTTKQTKLKKTENEKVEQKNAVPTNEKASAQTISELMKTKVHFHKPGENYKTEGYNVTPNTHKLLQEHLQITGGKVRTRFPPEPNGILHIGHAKAININFGYAAAHDGMCYLRYDDTNPEKEEKKFFIGIHEMVEWLGYKPAKITHSSDYFQQLFEWAIKLIEKGLAYVCHQSSEEIKGFNPPPSPWRDRPIMESLQLFQDMKDGLLEEGEATLRMKVTLEEGKQDPVAYRIKYILHQRTGDQWCIYPTYDFTHCLCDSIENITHSLCTKEFQSRRSSYYWLCNSLDIYCPVQWEYGRLNVSYTVVSKRKIGKLIDESFVSDWDDPRLFTLTALRRRGFPPEAINNFCAQVGVTGAQAIVDPAVLEACVRDVLNVTASRHMVVLDPLKVTISNFTHENSIKLTVPNFPNEPEKGQHDITFDEVIYIEASDFKEKAEKDFRRLTPKQSVGLKHAGIVITVKEINFDSSGNIINIIVHQEPISESNKPKAFIHWVSNPTLASIRLYERLFKHKNPEDLNEVPNGFLSDINPGSKKEIVGYIDASLANVVKPFEKFQFERIGFFSLDPDTVPGKLVFNRTVTLKEDSGKVFCL, from the exons atgaaaGTCGAAgacgatataaaattatttgagTCAATTGGTTTAAGTAAGCAAAAGGCTAAAGAAACACTAAAAAATAAGCAAATTTCCAACAATTTGAAATGTGCAATAGAAGAG gctaataaatatgaaattattacACCAGAAGTTGGAATTTTATTATATCATCTTGCTTCAAAAATTAAGAATCAAATTGCAGACAAATTGCCATTTGTTGTTAAATATATAGCTGAAAAGAAATTAGATACAACGCAAAGAATAGATGCTGGACTAAGCTTTTTACTTCATCACATAAATGAAACTATTAATATATTGAGTTTTGAGGAAGAATGTGGTATAGGCATTGTTGTTTTACCAGAGGAAATTGAATGCGAGGTAGAAAAAGTTATAAATGTGCATAAAACAGACATATTAGAGAAAAG aTATCATTTTAACATTGGTCCACTCATGCAACAAGTACGTAATAATTTAAAGTGGGCAGATGGAAAGGCAATAAAGAATGAATTCGATGTTCAAATACTTGTATTATTAGGACCTAAAATTGACTCTGATCTTACACCACCACCTAAAACAACAAAAcagacaaaattaaaaaaaacagaaaatgaaAAAG TGGAACAGAAAAATGCAGTACCAACCAATGAGAAAGCAAGTGCTCAAACAATAAGTGAATTAATGAAAACTAAAGTTCACTTTCATAAACCAGGAGAGAATTATAAAACTGAAGGCTATAATGTAACACCAAATACACATAAATTATTACAAGAACATTTACAAATAACAGGTGGTAAAGTAAGAACTAGATTTCCACCAGAACCTAATGgaattttgcatattggtcatGCAAAAGCAATTAATATTAACTTtgg ATATGCTGCAGCTCATGATGGTATGTGTTACTTACGTTATGACGATACAAATcctgagaaagaagaaaaaaagttttTCATTGGTATACATGAAATGGTAGAATGGCTTGGTTATAAACCAGCTAAGATTACGCATTCTTCTGATTACTTTCAACAATTGTTTGAATGGGCTATTAAGCTTATAGAGAAAGGGTTAGCATATGTTTGCCATCAATCTAGTGAAGAAATAAAAGGTTTTAATCCACCTCCAAGTCCTTGGCGTGATAGACCTATTATGGAGAGTTTGCAATTATTCCAA GATATGAAAGATGGATTACTCGAAGAAGGTGAAGCCACATTACGTATGAAAGTAACACTGGAAGAGGGAAAACaagatcctgttgcatatagaataaaatatattctgcATCAAAGAACAGGGGATCAATGGTGTATATATCCTACTTATGATTTTACGCATTGTTTGTGTGATAGTATAGAGAACATAACACATTCTCTTTGCACGAAAGAATTTCAGTCCCGAAGATCGTCATATTATTGGCTTTGTAACTCGTTAGATATTTATTGTCCTGTACAATGGGAGTATGGCAGATTAAACGTGAGTTACACTGTTGTTTCAAAGAGAAAAATTGGCAAACTAATTGATGAGAGTTTCGTATCTGATTGGGATGACCCCAG aTTATTTACACTGACAGCTCTTCGTAGACGAGGTTTTCCACCTGAAGCTATAAATAACTTTTGTGCACAAGTGGGTGTAACTGGTGCACAAGCAATTGTTGATCCAGCTGTCCTAGAAGCATGTGTTAGAGATGTATTAAATGTTACTGCAAGTCGACACATGGTTGTTCTAGATCCATTAAAAGTAACTATTAGCAATTTTACCCAtgaaaattctataaaattgaCTGTTCCCAATTTTCCTAATGAACCGGAAAAAGGTCAACATGACATTACTTTTGATGAAGTTATCTATATTGAAGCATCTGATTTCAAAGAG AAAGCAGAGAAAGACTTTAGGCGTTTAACACCTAAACAATCTGTTGGTTTAAAACATGCAGGAATTGTTATAACAgtcaaagaaataaattttgatagCAGCGGTAATATTATAAACATAATTGTTCACCAAGAACCTATCTCGGAAAGTAATAAACCTAAAGCCTTTATACATTGGGTGTCAAATCCTACATTAGCATCTATTAGACTATATGAACGCTT ATTTAAACATAAAAATCCTGAAGATCTAAATGAAGTACCAAATGGTTTCTTAAGTGATATCAATCCAGGtagtaaaaaagaaattgttggaTACATTGATGCAAGCTTGGCAAATGTGGTGAAACCATTTGAAAAGTTCCAATTTGAACGAATTGGCTTTTTCTCTTTAGATCCTGATACTGTACCAGGAAAG CTTGTTTTTAATAGAACTGTGACATTAAAAGAGGATTCGGGGAAAGT TTTTTGTCTTTGA
- the Glnrs gene encoding glutaminyl-tRNA synthetase isoform X3: MKVEDDIKLFESIGLSKQKAKETLKNKQISNNLKCAIEEANKYEIITPEVGILLYHLASKIKNQIADKLPFVVKYIAEKKLDTTQRIDAGLSFLLHHINETINILSFEEECGIGIVVLPEEIECEVEKVINVHKTDILEKRYHFNIGPLMQQVRNNLKWADGKAIKNEFDVQILVLLGPKIDSDLTPPPKTTKQTKLKKTENEKVEQKNAVPTNEKASAQTISELMKTKVHFHKPGENYKTEGYNVTPNTHKLLQEHLQITGGKVRTRFPPEPNGILHIGHAKAININFGYAAAHDGMCYLRYDDTNPEKEEKKFFIGIHEMVEWLGYKPAKITHSSDYFQQLFEWAIKLIEKGLAYVCHQSSEEIKGFNPPPSPWRDRPIMESLQLFQDMKDGLLEEGEATLRMKVTLEEGKQDPVAYRIKYILHQRTGDQWCIYPTYDFTHCLCDSIENITHSLCTKEFQSRRSSYYWLCNSLDIYCPVQWEYGRLNVSYTVVSKRKIGKLIDESFVSDWDDPRLFTLTALRRRGFPPEAINNFCAQVGVTGAQAIVDPAVLEACVRDVLNVTASRHMVVLDPLKVTISNFTHENSIKLTVPNFPNEPEKGQHDITFDEVIYIEASDFKEKAEKDFRRLTPKQSVGLKHAGIVITVKEINFDSSGNIINIIVHQEPISESNKPKAFIHWVSNPTLASIRLYERLFKHKNPEDLNEVPNGFLSDINPGSKKEIVGYIDASLANVVKPFEKFQFERIGFFSLDPDTVPGKLVFNRTVTLKEDSGKV; encoded by the exons atgaaaGTCGAAgacgatataaaattatttgagTCAATTGGTTTAAGTAAGCAAAAGGCTAAAGAAACACTAAAAAATAAGCAAATTTCCAACAATTTGAAATGTGCAATAGAAGAG gctaataaatatgaaattattacACCAGAAGTTGGAATTTTATTATATCATCTTGCTTCAAAAATTAAGAATCAAATTGCAGACAAATTGCCATTTGTTGTTAAATATATAGCTGAAAAGAAATTAGATACAACGCAAAGAATAGATGCTGGACTAAGCTTTTTACTTCATCACATAAATGAAACTATTAATATATTGAGTTTTGAGGAAGAATGTGGTATAGGCATTGTTGTTTTACCAGAGGAAATTGAATGCGAGGTAGAAAAAGTTATAAATGTGCATAAAACAGACATATTAGAGAAAAG aTATCATTTTAACATTGGTCCACTCATGCAACAAGTACGTAATAATTTAAAGTGGGCAGATGGAAAGGCAATAAAGAATGAATTCGATGTTCAAATACTTGTATTATTAGGACCTAAAATTGACTCTGATCTTACACCACCACCTAAAACAACAAAAcagacaaaattaaaaaaaacagaaaatgaaAAAG TGGAACAGAAAAATGCAGTACCAACCAATGAGAAAGCAAGTGCTCAAACAATAAGTGAATTAATGAAAACTAAAGTTCACTTTCATAAACCAGGAGAGAATTATAAAACTGAAGGCTATAATGTAACACCAAATACACATAAATTATTACAAGAACATTTACAAATAACAGGTGGTAAAGTAAGAACTAGATTTCCACCAGAACCTAATGgaattttgcatattggtcatGCAAAAGCAATTAATATTAACTTtgg ATATGCTGCAGCTCATGATGGTATGTGTTACTTACGTTATGACGATACAAATcctgagaaagaagaaaaaaagttttTCATTGGTATACATGAAATGGTAGAATGGCTTGGTTATAAACCAGCTAAGATTACGCATTCTTCTGATTACTTTCAACAATTGTTTGAATGGGCTATTAAGCTTATAGAGAAAGGGTTAGCATATGTTTGCCATCAATCTAGTGAAGAAATAAAAGGTTTTAATCCACCTCCAAGTCCTTGGCGTGATAGACCTATTATGGAGAGTTTGCAATTATTCCAA GATATGAAAGATGGATTACTCGAAGAAGGTGAAGCCACATTACGTATGAAAGTAACACTGGAAGAGGGAAAACaagatcctgttgcatatagaataaaatatattctgcATCAAAGAACAGGGGATCAATGGTGTATATATCCTACTTATGATTTTACGCATTGTTTGTGTGATAGTATAGAGAACATAACACATTCTCTTTGCACGAAAGAATTTCAGTCCCGAAGATCGTCATATTATTGGCTTTGTAACTCGTTAGATATTTATTGTCCTGTACAATGGGAGTATGGCAGATTAAACGTGAGTTACACTGTTGTTTCAAAGAGAAAAATTGGCAAACTAATTGATGAGAGTTTCGTATCTGATTGGGATGACCCCAG aTTATTTACACTGACAGCTCTTCGTAGACGAGGTTTTCCACCTGAAGCTATAAATAACTTTTGTGCACAAGTGGGTGTAACTGGTGCACAAGCAATTGTTGATCCAGCTGTCCTAGAAGCATGTGTTAGAGATGTATTAAATGTTACTGCAAGTCGACACATGGTTGTTCTAGATCCATTAAAAGTAACTATTAGCAATTTTACCCAtgaaaattctataaaattgaCTGTTCCCAATTTTCCTAATGAACCGGAAAAAGGTCAACATGACATTACTTTTGATGAAGTTATCTATATTGAAGCATCTGATTTCAAAGAG AAAGCAGAGAAAGACTTTAGGCGTTTAACACCTAAACAATCTGTTGGTTTAAAACATGCAGGAATTGTTATAACAgtcaaagaaataaattttgatagCAGCGGTAATATTATAAACATAATTGTTCACCAAGAACCTATCTCGGAAAGTAATAAACCTAAAGCCTTTATACATTGGGTGTCAAATCCTACATTAGCATCTATTAGACTATATGAACGCTT ATTTAAACATAAAAATCCTGAAGATCTAAATGAAGTACCAAATGGTTTCTTAAGTGATATCAATCCAGGtagtaaaaaagaaattgttggaTACATTGATGCAAGCTTGGCAAATGTGGTGAAACCATTTGAAAAGTTCCAATTTGAACGAATTGGCTTTTTCTCTTTAGATCCTGATACTGTACCAGGAAAG CTTGTTTTTAATAGAACTGTGACATTAAAAGAGGATTCGGGGAAAGTGTAA
- the LOC143143401 gene encoding EEF1A lysine methyltransferase 1 isoform X2 produces MNESDDNDLELCPTTLAALNEFLKEKAERENQLKCTVENQTIDISFDENWLSQFWYDNETTNTLVKGAINSTEINGKIALISCPTLYSKLRNNCGDRQVTLFEYDERFKVFGSNFIPYNYKFPLDLAKDMSNSYDLVIADPPFLSDECLTKTALTIKFLTKKNIVLCTGAIMAELAERLLDVTICNFIPHHQNNLANEFYCYSNFDFDKMLK; encoded by the exons ATGAATGAAAGTGACGATAACGATTTAGAATTATGTCCTACGACACTCGCCGCTCTAAATGAATTTCTTAAAGAGAAAGCAGAAAGAGAAAATCAGTTAAAGTGCACTGTAGAAAACCAAACTATCGATATCTCTTTTGATGAAAATTGG TTAAGTCAATTTTGGTATGACAATGAAACAACAAATACACTTGTGAAAGGTGCAATAAATTCTACAGAGATCAATGGAAAGATTGCCCTAATTTCTTGTCCTACACTTTATAGTAAACTGAGAAACAATTGTGGCGATCGTCAAG ttACACTTTTTGAGTATGATGAGCGCTTCAAAGTGTTTGGTTCCAATTTCATTccatataattataaatttcctTTGGATCTAGCAAAAGATATGTCAAATTCTTATGACTTAGTTATAGCTGATCCACCATTCCTTTCTGATGAATGTTTAACAAAAACTGCCCTTACAATAAAATTTTTGACAAAGAAGAATATCGTTCTCTGTACAG GTGCTATTATGGCAGAATTGGCAGAAAGGCTTTTGGATGTTACAATTTGCAATTTTATACCCCATCATCAGAATAATCTTGCAAATGAATTTTACTGttattcgaatttcgattttgataaaatgttaaaataa
- the LOC143143401 gene encoding EEF1A lysine methyltransferase 1 isoform X1 → MNESDDNDLELCPTTLAALNEFLKEKAERENQLKCTVENQTIDISFDENWQLSQFWYDNETTNTLVKGAINSTEINGKIALISCPTLYSKLRNNCGDRQVTLFEYDERFKVFGSNFIPYNYKFPLDLAKDMSNSYDLVIADPPFLSDECLTKTALTIKFLTKKNIVLCTGAIMAELAERLLDVTICNFIPHHQNNLANEFYCYSNFDFDKMLK, encoded by the exons ATGAATGAAAGTGACGATAACGATTTAGAATTATGTCCTACGACACTCGCCGCTCTAAATGAATTTCTTAAAGAGAAAGCAGAAAGAGAAAATCAGTTAAAGTGCACTGTAGAAAACCAAACTATCGATATCTCTTTTGATGAAAATTGG CAGTTAAGTCAATTTTGGTATGACAATGAAACAACAAATACACTTGTGAAAGGTGCAATAAATTCTACAGAGATCAATGGAAAGATTGCCCTAATTTCTTGTCCTACACTTTATAGTAAACTGAGAAACAATTGTGGCGATCGTCAAG ttACACTTTTTGAGTATGATGAGCGCTTCAAAGTGTTTGGTTCCAATTTCATTccatataattataaatttcctTTGGATCTAGCAAAAGATATGTCAAATTCTTATGACTTAGTTATAGCTGATCCACCATTCCTTTCTGATGAATGTTTAACAAAAACTGCCCTTACAATAAAATTTTTGACAAAGAAGAATATCGTTCTCTGTACAG GTGCTATTATGGCAGAATTGGCAGAAAGGCTTTTGGATGTTACAATTTGCAATTTTATACCCCATCATCAGAATAATCTTGCAAATGAATTTTACTGttattcgaatttcgattttgataaaatgttaaaataa